Proteins encoded together in one Anaerococcus murdochii window:
- a CDS encoding DUF1002 domain-containing protein, which yields MKKRIFGLVIGFSLVLSNLALAAGFDKNKDDVIYGVALNDQQRNIVDNAVGIDARELNVGTVNGADLKKYLGYGTDDYNMISSIVVKRLEKGSGIRVMIKTPGNINQITEAQYTNAAITAGITDAEICVASPKPVTGESALVGVYKSEELHGENLDPERTKTAQDELKTVIEVSKENEDNPQFDSKKLDAAVIEVKQNLADYKEKNGETASEEQIGTYVINALKNVDMDKVLSENNINVLVNYFSSYQNTSAIDSKEVKDNLFKLAKDIGGKAGKFYEDNKDSINKFAKDNKENFEKIAKDAKDSGLLDKFINFLKDVFNSIISVFNKEADNSNNQ from the coding sequence ATGAAAAAGAGAATATTTGGCCTTGTTATAGGCTTTTCGCTTGTTTTATCAAATCTTGCCCTTGCGGCAGGTTTTGATAAAAATAAGGACGATGTAATTTACGGTGTGGCCTTAAATGACCAACAAAGAAATATTGTCGATAATGCTGTTGGAATTGATGCTAGAGAATTAAATGTTGGCACTGTAAACGGTGCTGATCTAAAAAAATATCTTGGCTATGGAACTGATGATTACAATATGATTTCATCTATAGTTGTAAAAAGGCTTGAAAAAGGTTCTGGTATCAGGGTTATGATCAAGACTCCTGGTAATATCAACCAAATCACCGAAGCCCAATACACAAATGCAGCCATCACTGCAGGTATTACCGATGCGGAAATTTGCGTTGCAAGCCCAAAACCTGTTACTGGTGAATCAGCCCTTGTTGGGGTTTATAAATCAGAGGAGCTCCATGGAGAAAATCTTGATCCAGAAAGGACAAAAACTGCCCAAGATGAGTTAAAGACAGTGATAGAAGTCTCAAAGGAAAATGAAGACAATCCTCAATTTGATAGCAAAAAACTAGATGCAGCTGTGATTGAAGTTAAGCAAAACTTAGCTGATTATAAGGAAAAAAATGGTGAGACTGCTTCAGAAGAACAAATAGGAACCTATGTAATAAATGCCCTTAAAAATGTAGACATGGACAAGGTCCTTTCAGAAAATAATATCAATGTCTTGGTAAATTATTTTTCTTCTTATCAAAATACTTCTGCAATAGATAGCAAGGAAGTAAAAGACAATCTTTTCAAGCTTGCCAAAGATATTGGTGGCAAGGCTGGTAAATTTTATGAAGATAACAAGGATTCTATAAATAAATTTGCAAAAGATAATAAGGAAAATTTTGAAAAAATCGCTAAAGATGCCAAAGACTCAGGCCTCTTAGATAAGTTCATAAACTTCCTAAAAGATGTTTTTAATTCAATAATTAGCGTCTTTAACAAAGAAGCTGACAATTCAAACAATCAATAA
- a CDS encoding Mrp/NBP35 family ATP-binding protein, protein MENKKMNFDKFKINTQPGTQIGKIIAVMSGKGGVGKSSVASQLAVSLKNKGYEVGLLDADITGPSIAEAFGIDEAVRGTAEGIMSPAVADNGIKLISTNMILPKKTDPVVWRASIVTGVIKQFYTDVDWGKIDYMVVDMPPGTADVPLTVFQSLPIDGVVAVATPQGLVEMVVEKSLKMAKMMGKNILGIVENMSYYECPDCGSKHEIFGKSNIEEVAKKYNVDTLVKLPIDPSIASKIDQGMATEINNELLNPIVEKIEGLK, encoded by the coding sequence ATGGAAAATAAAAAAATGAATTTTGATAAATTTAAAATAAATACCCAACCAGGAACTCAAATCGGCAAAATTATCGCTGTTATGAGTGGTAAGGGAGGAGTAGGCAAGTCTTCTGTGGCAAGCCAACTTGCAGTAAGCCTTAAGAACAAGGGCTACGAAGTGGGACTTCTTGATGCAGACATCACAGGCCCATCAATTGCCGAAGCCTTTGGTATTGACGAAGCAGTTAGGGGGACAGCTGAGGGAATTATGAGTCCAGCTGTGGCTGATAATGGAATTAAGCTTATCTCAACCAACATGATTTTGCCTAAAAAAACAGATCCAGTTGTTTGGAGGGCATCAATTGTGACAGGGGTTATCAAGCAATTTTATACAGATGTTGATTGGGGAAAAATCGACTACATGGTTGTAGATATGCCTCCAGGAACAGCAGACGTGCCTCTTACAGTCTTCCAATCCCTTCCAATCGATGGGGTAGTAGCTGTGGCAACTCCTCAGGGACTTGTTGAAATGGTTGTAGAAAAATCATTAAAGATGGCCAAGATGATGGGCAAAAACATCTTAGGCATAGTTGAAAATATGTCTTATTATGAATGTCCAGATTGTGGCAGCAAACACGAAATTTTTGGCAAGTCAAATATAGAAGAAGTAGCGAAAAAATACAATGTTGATACACTTGTCAAACTCCCAATCGACCCAAGTATTGCATCTAAAATCGATCAAGGGATGGCAACTGAGATTAACAATGAATTGTTAAATCCAATTGTAGAAAAAATAGAAGGACTAAAATAA
- a CDS encoding ABC transporter substrate-binding protein/permease produces the protein MKRLVNFLLAIILLFPIGNSYASEDVLRVGMEVNYAPYNFSETDDSNGGVPVANSPGEFANGYDVRFAKNIADKLGKKLEIYKIEWDGLIPALTSGKIDAILAGMSPTDERRQQIDFSLPYYRAKMVVVVPKDSKHINAKSINDFKGAKITGQLGTFHADMVDQMEGVIKQEPMDSFPTMIAATNAGTIDGYVSEEAGAESAISSNPNLTYIKFDDEHNFKTSDSDTTIAVGLVKGSPMTEEINNYLKDLDIDKVQDEIMTEMVEITTKDEAPKTFLTEVKEIWGKYSSLFLKGVVNTLFIAILSTILGFIIGLLVAIIRRIDVNKRTNPIGYYFHRLVNVLLSVYVEVFRGTPMMVQSVIIFYGLKQYFDIDLSTIFAAILIVSINTGAYLSEVVRGGINAVDSGQFEACKAIGLTNWQAMTGIILPQTIRTILPSLGNEFVINIKDTSVLNVISVTELFFMSKSVAGSTYQYFPTYLITAVIYLVLTFTITRILLLLERRFNDRDFILESSTGAINVNTQGK, from the coding sequence ATGAAAAGACTTGTTAATTTCTTACTTGCAATTATTCTCTTATTCCCAATAGGAAATTCTTATGCAAGCGAAGACGTACTTAGGGTTGGTATGGAGGTTAACTACGCTCCTTACAACTTCTCAGAGACAGATGATTCAAACGGAGGCGTACCTGTAGCTAATTCACCAGGTGAATTTGCCAACGGCTACGATGTAAGATTTGCAAAAAATATTGCAGATAAACTTGGTAAAAAACTTGAAATCTACAAAATCGAATGGGACGGCCTTATCCCTGCCCTAACCAGCGGCAAGATTGATGCCATCCTTGCAGGTATGAGCCCAACAGACGAAAGGCGCCAGCAAATCGACTTTTCCCTTCCATATTACAGGGCAAAGATGGTTGTGGTTGTGCCAAAAGATTCAAAACATATAAACGCAAAGTCAATCAACGATTTTAAGGGAGCAAAGATAACAGGCCAGCTTGGTACCTTCCACGCTGACATGGTTGATCAAATGGAGGGAGTTATCAAACAAGAACCAATGGATTCCTTCCCAACCATGATTGCTGCTACAAATGCAGGCACAATCGATGGTTACGTTTCAGAAGAAGCCGGCGCTGAATCAGCCATTTCTTCAAACCCAAACCTAACATATATTAAATTTGATGACGAGCATAATTTTAAGACTTCAGATTCTGATACAACAATAGCAGTAGGTCTTGTAAAAGGCTCACCGATGACAGAAGAAATCAACAATTACCTCAAAGACCTTGATATTGACAAGGTCCAAGATGAAATTATGACCGAGATGGTAGAAATTACTACAAAGGACGAAGCTCCAAAGACCTTCCTTACAGAAGTTAAGGAAATCTGGGGCAAGTATTCTTCCCTCTTCCTAAAGGGTGTTGTAAATACACTTTTCATTGCGATTTTATCAACCATCCTAGGTTTTATAATCGGTCTACTTGTTGCAATAATAAGAAGAATAGATGTAAACAAAAGAACAAATCCTATTGGATATTACTTCCATAGACTTGTAAATGTATTGCTTTCAGTCTATGTTGAAGTCTTTAGGGGTACACCAATGATGGTTCAATCCGTAATCATCTTCTACGGCCTAAAACAATATTTCGACATCGACCTATCAACAATATTTGCAGCGATTTTAATCGTATCAATCAACACCGGTGCCTACCTATCAGAAGTAGTCCGTGGTGGTATCAATGCGGTAGACAGCGGACAATTTGAGGCTTGCAAGGCCATTGGTCTTACAAACTGGCAGGCAATGACTGGTATTATCCTTCCTCAAACCATTAGAACCATCCTTCCATCTCTTGGAAATGAGTTTGTAATTAACATCAAGGATACATCAGTTCTTAACGTAATCTCTGTTACAGAATTATTCTTCATGTCTAAATCTGTTGCAGGATCAACCTACCAATATTTCCCAACCTACCTAATCACAGCAGTGATTTACCTAGTCTTAACCTTCACCATCACTAGGATCCTACTCCTACT